CTACACCGACTATCCCAGCCAGCGCGAGGCACCCCTCACCCACCTCCAGGTCGGCGAGGCCGCCCTGCTCGTCGAGGACGCCGAACAACGCGCCCACCGCTTCGCCGGACTCATCGCCGAGAAGATCGCCCGCGAGGAACCGTGGACCACCGAGGAGCGGGTGGCCGCCCGGGTGCAGATCGGCTGGATCGCCCGGCAGAGCAAGGCCGCCGTCGACATCCTCGCGGCGGCGAGCGGCGGTTCCTCCATCCACCGCGACGTACCGGTCACCCGGATCCAGCGCGACCTCCACGCCGCCTCACTGCACGCCATGATCACGCCCGGCGTGAACGTCGAGCTGTACGGCAGGTCCCTGTGCGGCCTCGAACCCAACACGGCCTATCTCTGAACCCGTCCGACACAGCCACTCTCCCTGGAGGACAACACCCATGGACGCCTCCGTCATCGTCGTCGGCGCCGGGCCCGCCGGGCTCATGCTGGCCGGGGAACTCCGCCTGGCCGGCGTCGACGTCCTCGTCCTCGAACGGCTGGCAGAACCCACCGGTGAATCCCGCGGCATCGGGTTCACCATCCGCACGATGGAACTCTTCGACCAACGCGGACTGCTGCCCCGGTTCGGCGACATCGAGACCGGCACCGCCGGCCACTTCGGCGGGCTGCCCCTCGACCTCACGGTCCTCGCGGCCGCCCACGGCGCGGCACGCACCGTCCCCCAGTCCCGCACCGAGGCCGTACTCGACTCCTGGGCACGCCAGTTGGGGGCCGACATCCGACGCGGTCAGGAGGTCGTCGCCGTCACCGAGGACACCGACGGCGTGAGCGTGAGCGTCCGGGGTACGGAACGGGCCCTGAGGGCGCGCTACGTCGTCGGCTGCGACGGGGGCCGCAGCACCGTGCGGACACTGGCCGGCTTCGACTTCCCCGGCACGCCCGCGACGACCGAACTCTTCCTCGCCGATCTCCGCGGCGTCGACCTCCCGCCCAAGATGACCGCCGACCCCTCGGCGGGCGGCCTGGTGATGGTCGCCCACCTGCCCGACGGCATCACCCGGGTCATCGCCGCCGAGCGCGGTACGCCCCCCACCCGGCGCACCGCACCGCCCGACTTCAGCGAGGTCGCCGGCGTCTTCAAGCGCCTGACCGACACCGACATCTCCGGTGCCGAACCCGTCTGGGTCAGCGCGTTCACCGACGCCGCCCGCCAGGTCTCCCGCTACCGGCGAGGACGGGTCCTGCTCGCCGGCGACGCCGCGCACATCCATCTGCCGGCCGGCGGACAGGGCATGAACACCTCGGTCCAGGACTCCGTGAACCTCGGCTGGAAACTGGCCGCGGTGGCGCGCGGCACGGCACCCGAGACCCTCCTCGACACCTACCACGAGGAGCGGCACCCGGTCGGCCGCCGCCTGCTGGCCGACACGCGCGCCCAGAGTCTGCTCATCCTCGGCGGCGAGGACGTGACCCCGGTCCGGGAGGTCCTCACCGAACTCCTCGACCACACCGAGGTGGCCCACCACCTCGCGGGCCGCGTCAGCGGCCTCGACATCCGCTACGACGTCGGCGGCGGCCGGCACCCCCTGCTCGGCGCCCGACTGCCGCAACTCACGCTGCGAAACGGCGAGTTGCACACCACCAGCACCCAACTCCTGCGCACCGGAAGGGGACTGCTCCTCGACCTCACCGACAACCCCACACTCCGGCGCCGTGCCCACGGCTGGACGGACCGGGTCGACATCGTCACCGCCGTCCCCCGGGACGTACCCGGCGACAGCCCCCTGACCACCACCGCGGCGGCGCTGGTGCGGCCCGACGGACACGTCGCCTGGGCGGCACCCGGCAGCCACCACGACCTGCCGACGGCGCTGGAACGCTGGTTCGGCCCCGCCCGCTGAGCCCGCCCCACCACCAAGACGCACAAGGAGAACGATGCACAGCACACTGATCGTGGCCAGGATGGAGCCCGCGTCGGCCACCCGCGTCGCCGGACTCTTCGACGCCTTCGACCGCACCGACATGCCCGACCGCATGGGCACCCGGCGCCGGCAGCTGTTCGAGTACCGCGGCCTCTACTTCCACCTCCAGGACTTCGACACCGACGACGGCTCCGGCCGGATCGAGGAGGCCAAGACGGACCCCCGCTTCGTGTCGATCAGCGAGGACCTCAAGCCGTACATCGAGGCCTACGACCCGCTGACCTGGCGCTCGCCCGCGGACGCCATGGCCCGCCGCTTCTACCAGTGGAGGGCCTGATGACCGGCACGCCCCGGCGCGTCGTCATCACCGGCGTCGGCGTGACCGCGCCGGGCGGACAGGGCGTCAAGGCGTTCTGGAACCTGCTCACGGACGGCCGTACCGCGACCCGTCGTATCTCCTTCTTCGACCCCGCGCCGTTCCGCTCCCAGGTGGCCGCGGAGGTCGACTTCGACCCCGAACTGTCCGGCCTCACACCGCAGGAGGTGCGGCGCATGGACCGCGCCGCCCAGTTCGCCGTCGTCACCGCCCGCGAGGCGGTCGCCGACAGCGGGCTCGCCTTCGAGGCCATCGACCCGCGCCGCACCGGCGTCACCATCGGCAGTGCGGTCGGCGCCACCATGGGCCTGGACCAGGAGTACCGCACCGTCTCGGACGGCGGTCGCCTGGAACTCGTCGACCACACCTACGCCGTACCCCACCTGTACAACTACATGGTGCCGAGCTCCTTCGCGACGGAGGTCGCGTGGACGGTCGGCGCCGAGGGCCCGGCCACGGTCGTCTCGACCGGCTGCACCTCCGGCCTGGACGCGATCGGCTACGCGGCCGACCTGGTCCGTGAAGGCACGGCCGACGTCATGGTGGCGGGCGCCACCGACGCCCCCATCTCGCCGATCACGGTCGCCTGCTTCGACGCGATCAAGGCCACCACCTCCCGCAACGACGACCCCGAGCACGCCTCACGCCCCTTCGACGCCTCCCGCAACGGCTTCGTGCTCGGCGAGGGCTCGGCCGTCTTCGTCCTGGAGAGCCTGGAGCGGGCCCGGGCCCGCGGCGCCCGGATCTACGCCGAGGTCGCCGGGTTCGCCACCCGCTCCAACGCCTTCCACATGACCGGCCTGCGCCCCGACGGGAAGGAGATGGCCGAGGCGATCCGGGTCGCGCTGGACGAGGCCCGGATGAACCCCGAGGACATCGACTACGTCAACGCGCACGGCTCCGGCACCAAGCAGAACGACCGGCACGAGACCGCCGCCTTCAAGCGCAGCCTCGGCGAACACGCCCGCCGGACGCCGGTCAGCTCCATCAAGTCGATGATCGGCCACTCCCTCGGCGCCATCGGCTCCATCGAGGTCGCCGCCTCCGTGCTCGCCATGCGCCACGACGTCGTACCGCCCACCGCGAACCTGCACACACCCGACCCCGAATGCGACCTCGACTACGTTCCGCTGACGGCCCGTGACCAGCTCACGGACGCCGTGCTGTCGGTGGGCAGCGGCTTCGGCGGATTCCAGAGCGCGATCGTGCTGGCCGACCCCGACCGGACCCCGCGATGAGCCGGCGCACGCTCGTCACCGGCCTCGGCGTGATCGCGCCGACCGGACTCGGCGTGGAGGAGTACTGGGCCGCGACCCTCGCCGGGCGGAACGCGATCCGCCGGATCACGCGTTTCGACCCCTCGCCCTACCCTGCCCGGCTGGCCGGCGAGATCAGCGGCTTCGACGCGGCCGCGCATCTGCCGGGCCGGCTGCTGCCGCAGACCGACCGGATGACCCGGCTCGCACTGGTCGCCGCCGACTGGGCGTTCGCGGACGCCGGCGTGGTACCCGCACAACTGCCCGAGTACGACGTCGGTGTGATCACGGCCGGCCACTCCGGTGGCTTCGAGTTCGGCCAGAACGAACTCAGGGCCTTGTGGAGCAAGGGCGGCCAATACGTCAGCGCCTACCAGTCGTTCGCCTGGTTCTACGCCGTCAACAGCGGCCAGATCTCCATCCGCGGCGGACTGCGCGGCCCCAGCAGTGTGGTCGTCAGCGACCAGGCAGGCGGCCTGGACGCGCTTGCCCAGGCCCGCCGCCAGATCCGCAAGGGCACCTCGGTGGTGATCTCCGGCGCGGTCGACGCCTCTCTGTGCCCCTGGGGCTGGGTCGCTCAGTTGACCAGCGGCCGGCTCAGCACCTCCGAGGACCCCGACCGCGCCTACCTGCCCTTCGACGAGCGCGCGGCCGGGCATGTCTCCGGCGAGGGCGGTGCGCTGCTCGTCCTGGAAGCCGAGGAGCACGCCGTCGAGCGCGACGCCCCACGGGTGTACGGCGAGATCGCCGGACACGCCTCCACCGTGGACCCCCGGCCCGGCAGCGACCGCGCGCCCACCCTGCAACACGCGATCGAACTGGCCCTCGCCGACGCCGGCACGGACCCGGGGGACATCGACGTCGTCTTCGCCGACGCGGCGGCGGTCCCCGACCTGGACCGCGCCGAGGCCGAGGCGATCACCAAGGTGTTCGGCGTCCACGGTGTGCCCGTGACCGCGCCGAAGACCACCACAGGCCGCCTCTACTCCGGCGCCGCCCCCCTCGACCTCGCCGCCGCGCTGCTGTCGCTCCGCGACGGCGTGATCCCCCCGACCACCGGCTCCACACCGTCACCGCGCTACGACATCGACCTCGTCACCGGCGCCCCACGACCGGCTCCGGTGCGTGCCGCCCTCGTGCTCGCCCGCGGACACGGCGGATTCAACTCCGCGCTGGTCGTGCGCACCGCACCCACCCCGACCGCCGCACGAAAGGCGTGACATGCCTGCCACCACATTCACCCTGCACGACCTGAAGAGGATCCTGCTCGATGCCGCGGGCACCGACGAGAACGTCGATCTGGACGGCGACATCACCGATCTCGACTTCCAGGACCTCGGCTACGAGTCGCTCGCCCTGCTGGAGACCGCGGGACGGATCGAGCGGCTCTACGGCATCAGCCTCGACGAAGAGGCCTTCGCCGGCGCCGACACCCCCCGCGCGCTCATCGACCTCGTCAACGCGCATCTGTCGGCCGGCCGCGCCGCCTGACCGCACCCGGAAGGAACGAGAACCCATGACCGAGCAGCACCCCAGGGTCGCCCTGGTCACCGGCGCCACCAGCGGTATCGGCCTCGCCTCGGCGCGCCTCCTGGCCGAGCAGGGCCACCGGGTCTTCCTGTGCGCCCGGGACGCGACAGCGGTGGCCGACACCGTCAAGTCGCTGCAGAACGACGGCCTCGACGTGGACGGCACCACCGGCGACGTCCGTTTCAAGGAGCAGGTGGCCGCCGTGGTCCGGGCGGCCGGCGCCCGGTTCGGGCCGATCGACGTCCTGGTCAACAACGCCGGGCGGTCCGGCGGAGGCGTCACCGCGGATCTCGCGGACGACCTGTGGGACGACGTCATCGCGACCAACCTCACCAGCGTCTTCCTGGTCACCCGGGAGGTCCTCACCACCGGCGGCATGCGGAACAAGGCACGCGGCCGGATCATCAACATCGCCTCCACCGCCGGCAAACAGGGCGTCGTCCTAGGTGCCCCCTACTCCGCCTCCAAGCACGGAGTGGTCGGCTTCACCAAGGCCCTGGGCAACGAACTCGCGCCGACCGGCATCACCGTCAACGCGGTCTGCCCCGGCTACGTCGAGACGCCGATGGCACAGCGCGTACGGGCCGGGTACGCGGCCGCCTACGACACCTCCGAGGACCAGATCCTGGAGCGGTTCCAGGCGAAGATCCCGCTCGGCCGCTACTCCACGCCCGAGGAGGTCGCCGGTCTGGTCGGCTACCTCGCCTCCGACACCGCGGCGTCCATCACCGCACAGGCCCTCAACGTGTGCGGCGGACTCGGCAACTTCTGACCCCCAACCCCCCTGTGACGAAGGAGAGTTCACCATGACCGTCCGCGAGGTCGAGCACGCTGTCACCGTGCGTGCCCCGGCGTCCGAGGTCTACCGACTGCTCGCCGAGGTGGAGAACTGGCCACGGCTCTTCCCGCCCTCCGTCTACGTCGAGTATCTCGAACGCGAGGGCGACGAGGAGCGCATCCGGATCTGGGCCACCGCCAACGGCGAGGCCAAGAACTGGACCTCACGCCGCGAACTCGACCCTCAGGGACTGCGCATCACATTCACCCAGGAGGTCTCCGCACCCCCGGTCGCCCGGATGAGCGGCACCTGGGTCGTCGAGCCCCGCGGCGAAGGGGAGACCCATCTGCGGCTGCTGCACTCCTACCGGGCCGTCGACGACGACCCCGAGGGACTCGCCTGGATCGACCAGGCCGTCGACCAGAACAGCCGCGAGGAACTGCCCGGCCTGAAGTCCGGCCTCGAAGAGGCCACCCGGACCGCCGAGTTGACGCTGTCCTTCGAGGACTCGGTCGTCGTCGAGGGCTCGGCGAAGGATCTCTACGACTTCGTCAACGAGGCCGACCGCTGGACCGAACGGCTGCCGCACGTCAGCACGGTCACGCTCACCGAGGACACCCCGGGACTCCAGGTGCTGCGCATGGACACCCGGGCCGTGGACGGTTCGACCCACACCACCGAGTCGGTGCGGGTGTGCTTCCCGCACCAGCGGATCGTGTACAAGCAGACCACCCTGCCGGCCCTGATGACCCTGCACACCGGCCGGTGGGAGTTCCGCACCGCCGAGGACGGGACCGTCACCGCGACCTCGCAGCACACGGTCGTCCTCAACGCCGACAACATCACCAAGGTGCTGGGCACCGACGC
The nucleotide sequence above comes from Streptomyces sp. N50. Encoded proteins:
- a CDS encoding aromatase/cyclase, yielding MTVREVEHAVTVRAPASEVYRLLAEVENWPRLFPPSVYVEYLEREGDEERIRIWATANGEAKNWTSRRELDPQGLRITFTQEVSAPPVARMSGTWVVEPRGEGETHLRLLHSYRAVDDDPEGLAWIDQAVDQNSREELPGLKSGLEEATRTAELTLSFEDSVVVEGSAKDLYDFVNEADRWTERLPHVSTVTLTEDTPGLQVLRMDTRAVDGSTHTTESVRVCFPHQRIVYKQTTLPALMTLHTGRWEFRTAEDGTVTATSQHTVVLNADNITKVLGTDAGIPEARRFVRDALGANSRATLEHAKRYAEERR
- the fabG gene encoding 3-oxoacyl-ACP reductase FabG, yielding MTEQHPRVALVTGATSGIGLASARLLAEQGHRVFLCARDATAVADTVKSLQNDGLDVDGTTGDVRFKEQVAAVVRAAGARFGPIDVLVNNAGRSGGGVTADLADDLWDDVIATNLTSVFLVTREVLTTGGMRNKARGRIINIASTAGKQGVVLGAPYSASKHGVVGFTKALGNELAPTGITVNAVCPGYVETPMAQRVRAGYAAAYDTSEDQILERFQAKIPLGRYSTPEEVAGLVGYLASDTAASITAQALNVCGGLGNF
- a CDS encoding acyl carrier protein, which encodes MPATTFTLHDLKRILLDAAGTDENVDLDGDITDLDFQDLGYESLALLETAGRIERLYGISLDEEAFAGADTPRALIDLVNAHLSAGRAA
- a CDS encoding TcmI family type II polyketide cyclase — encoded protein: MHSTLIVARMEPASATRVAGLFDAFDRTDMPDRMGTRRRQLFEYRGLYFHLQDFDTDDGSGRIEEAKTDPRFVSISEDLKPYIEAYDPLTWRSPADAMARRFYQWRA
- a CDS encoding beta-ketoacyl-[acyl-carrier-protein] synthase family protein; protein product: MTGTPRRVVITGVGVTAPGGQGVKAFWNLLTDGRTATRRISFFDPAPFRSQVAAEVDFDPELSGLTPQEVRRMDRAAQFAVVTAREAVADSGLAFEAIDPRRTGVTIGSAVGATMGLDQEYRTVSDGGRLELVDHTYAVPHLYNYMVPSSFATEVAWTVGAEGPATVVSTGCTSGLDAIGYAADLVREGTADVMVAGATDAPISPITVACFDAIKATTSRNDDPEHASRPFDASRNGFVLGEGSAVFVLESLERARARGARIYAEVAGFATRSNAFHMTGLRPDGKEMAEAIRVALDEARMNPEDIDYVNAHGSGTKQNDRHETAAFKRSLGEHARRTPVSSIKSMIGHSLGAIGSIEVAASVLAMRHDVVPPTANLHTPDPECDLDYVPLTARDQLTDAVLSVGSGFGGFQSAIVLADPDRTPR
- a CDS encoding FAD-dependent monooxygenase, giving the protein MDASVIVVGAGPAGLMLAGELRLAGVDVLVLERLAEPTGESRGIGFTIRTMELFDQRGLLPRFGDIETGTAGHFGGLPLDLTVLAAAHGAARTVPQSRTEAVLDSWARQLGADIRRGQEVVAVTEDTDGVSVSVRGTERALRARYVVGCDGGRSTVRTLAGFDFPGTPATTELFLADLRGVDLPPKMTADPSAGGLVMVAHLPDGITRVIAAERGTPPTRRTAPPDFSEVAGVFKRLTDTDISGAEPVWVSAFTDAARQVSRYRRGRVLLAGDAAHIHLPAGGQGMNTSVQDSVNLGWKLAAVARGTAPETLLDTYHEERHPVGRRLLADTRAQSLLILGGEDVTPVREVLTELLDHTEVAHHLAGRVSGLDIRYDVGGGRHPLLGARLPQLTLRNGELHTTSTQLLRTGRGLLLDLTDNPTLRRRAHGWTDRVDIVTAVPRDVPGDSPLTTTAAALVRPDGHVAWAAPGSHHDLPTALERWFGPAR
- a CDS encoding ketosynthase chain-length factor gives rise to the protein MSRRTLVTGLGVIAPTGLGVEEYWAATLAGRNAIRRITRFDPSPYPARLAGEISGFDAAAHLPGRLLPQTDRMTRLALVAADWAFADAGVVPAQLPEYDVGVITAGHSGGFEFGQNELRALWSKGGQYVSAYQSFAWFYAVNSGQISIRGGLRGPSSVVVSDQAGGLDALAQARRQIRKGTSVVISGAVDASLCPWGWVAQLTSGRLSTSEDPDRAYLPFDERAAGHVSGEGGALLVLEAEEHAVERDAPRVYGEIAGHASTVDPRPGSDRAPTLQHAIELALADAGTDPGDIDVVFADAAAVPDLDRAEAEAITKVFGVHGVPVTAPKTTTGRLYSGAAPLDLAAALLSLRDGVIPPTTGSTPSPRYDIDLVTGAPRPAPVRAALVLARGHGGFNSALVVRTAPTPTAARKA